Genomic window (Juglans microcarpa x Juglans regia isolate MS1-56 chromosome 2S, Jm3101_v1.0, whole genome shotgun sequence):
ataaagtaataataaaatattgaataatagtaaacaATAGTGAAAAgtagatgaaaagtaataataaaataataaatagcagTGAGTTATATTATCCAAACTAGCCCTAAATAAATGTTTTCTCCaaaaatgcatatataaaacATCTAAAATTGCATGCAATGACCATGATGTGTGCATGGAGAAAAACTTTCTGGATCGGGGGTTATACGCACAATTCTGATATATACTACTCAACGTTAATTACAAACAACAGATCGCCTACAAATTTTGAAccggttttttggtttttttcaatCAAAGTATACCTGCATCATCATCACTATGAATTTAACATTAACCAGCTTGCATCATCGAATTTTCCTATGTCGAGGAGAAGGActgaaaggaagaaagaagaaaacttatttcctatatatatatatatatatatatatatatacacatccgCCAGCTTCCATTATAAAGAATTTAGGAGATTGACTCATGATGAATGCATGCTTCGTGTTCACATACGGCAATTTTACCGTCTCAAGGAGCAATATAATCTCCTGGACCTGTCATGTAATACTCAGCGTTCAAGAAATATGCAAAACTAGcagaaaaataatcattaatcCGAAAAATCccattacttatatatatttgccCAATCAATACATGATTAATACCCAAGAAATTAAACAATAGTTATAACCTTGATTCTCTCTGTTTCAATCCTTCCATCCAGTACCATACAGACCAATATACAAGTTTTGGATGAAAAcaacaaaagcaaaagaaagagcTGCTATCAGCTAGCGAACAGTACTGTAATTAATGGAATTCAAAACATAAATGGAGTTGGTGAGATTGCCAGAAAGATCATCGACATGGAATTGTCCCTGCAGGAAACAAACCAGAACAGAATTAACCAAATAATTCAGCAAGATTATGAAAGTAATCCAATTGTAAAAGTCAGTTCGATCGTGGAGCAAGGGAGGGAGTGGTACTGTAAGAACCCAAAATACTAAAGAATCCAAATCACACGTATATACGTACCTGGACTCGTCATTGCTGTGAGTGAGGCAGGGAGACTTGGCCGACGATATTGATCTTGATTTACAAGACACGTACGATTGCTTTTCCGAAACCCAACGTCCACGGCCGCTCTCGTCGACGGCTTTGTCCTCGGATATCATGGAAAGCGCCGGCCTCCAATTCTTAGCAGATGCAGTCTTGGAACGTCCTGCGGTAGTCAGCCTCCTGCgccttgaagaagaagaaggcacCGTCCGCGACATAGTTTTGGTGTTGTCTTCCTCCTCCTGCGAAGGCGCAGGGGTTCCACCCGGACGGTAGCATGACCTGAAGAACTTCATATGTTATTGATTAGAGGTCGAGAAAAAACAGACGGGTGGAAACGTTTTGGGACTTCGGAGACAGCTGTATATATAAGTGTGTATATGGATGCATGGATGGATGGATgcgcatgtatgtatgtaattGTGCTTGTATTTTTGTTGCATGTGTGAATCAGTGGGCCGTATGTCTGTCTAAAGTGGAATCTTCTACGTGATTTACGTTTGTGGTGTTCCTTGGATCGAAAATGATAGGTATCCGACGATGGGTCCGACATGGTTTCGACAgtacttgttttctttttttatttagtgattaagaaactaaattttaaagatgttgtgattttttttaaaaagaaatatttaaaataattaaaaaaatacatataaaaaattataaaaatacacgTATCAAAAGAATTCCTTGATAGTAATTGTCGATGGTTGCCGTGCCACCGTGCGTTCTTGGATAGTTTATTTTCCATATATTGCTTTCTCAACTACACTAGGGTTTGTTTATCCATCGGCGACAAATTAGactgtatttgaatgttgagttgagctgagttgagctctttatgaatagtaatgagttgagtaatAGAGTGAGTTATGTGGGATCCAtttaaactaagtttaaagtgtgtttagatgttaagatgagttcagtactttttatgagaaattaaaaaaagttgcgggtctcacgtataaaaatgttttaagttgaaaaacgTTGTGGGTTCCACgtataagaaggttttgagttaggatgaatttagtaatttaagagttgggtgtttggatattagactcagtttaaaattagactgaattca
Coding sequences:
- the LOC121251464 gene encoding uncharacterized protein LOC121251464; the protein is MKFFRSCYRPGGTPAPSQEEEDNTKTMSRTVPSSSSRRRRLTTAGRSKTASAKNWRPALSMISEDKAVDESGRGRWVSEKQSYVSCKSRSISSAKSPCLTHSNDESRDNSMSMIFLAISPTPFMF